In the genome of Entelurus aequoreus isolate RoL-2023_Sb linkage group LG15, RoL_Eaeq_v1.1, whole genome shotgun sequence, one region contains:
- the LOC133629741 gene encoding glycine--tRNA ligase-like codes for MEEVLAPLRRCVREQGDLVARMKEQGVPELELNNALAELKARKKTLEAKELALKPKDDIVDKVKMEDTLKRRFFYDQAFAIYGGVSGLYDFGPVGCALKNNILQVWRQHFIQEEQILEIDCTMLTPEPVLKTSGHVDKFADYMVKDAKTGECFRADHLLKANLKMKMTDDTLPAQKVAEMEDVITQMDNYTQKQLAELFTKYEVKSPSTGNELTPPISFNLMFQTSIGPGGNTPGYLRPETAQGMFLNFKRLLEFNQGKLPFGAAQIGNSFRNEISPRSGLIRVREFTMAEIEHFVDPKEKVHPKFSDVADLQILLFSSKAQTSGRPAELMRLGDAVDQGIINNSVLGYFIGRIYSYLLKVGLAKDKLRFRQHMDNEMAHYACDCWDAESHTSYGWIEIVGCADRSCYDLSCHSRATKVPLVAEKPLKEPKVVNVVKLEPNRGAIGAAYKKDAKLVFEFLEACDENFISQQEKILNESGNFTVVTEGKTFKLSKDMVAVKRFQKTLHVEEIVPNVIEPSFGIGRIMYSIFEHSFHTRQGDEQRTYFSFPATVSPYKCCILPLSQNQDFSPFVKQLSQALTRSGVSHKVDDSSGSIGRRYARSDEIGVAFGITIDFDTVKKTPHTATLRERDSMRQIRVQVEALPEMILALANGTSTWSQLEANFPIFEGQETNKKD; via the exons ATGGAGGAGGTTTTGGCACCTTTGCGGAGGTGTGTGCGCGAGCAG GGAGACCTGGTGGCCCGTATGAAGGAGCAAGGTGTCCCCGAGCTGGAGCTCAACAACGCCCTCGCCGAGCTGAAAGCCCGCAAGAAAACTCTGGAAGCCAAG GAGCTGGCCTTGAAGCCCAAGGATGACATCGTGGACAAGGTGAAGATGGAGGACACCTTGAAGAGGAGGTTCTTCTACGACCAGGCCTTCGCCATCTATGGAG GGGTGAGCGGCCTGTACGACTTCGGCCCCGTGGGCTGCGCCCTGAAGAACAACATCCTGCAGGTGTGGAGGCAGCACTTCATCCAGGAGGAGCAGATCCTGGAGATCGACTGCACCATGCTGACCCCGGAGCCGGTCCTCAA GACGTCGGGACACGTGGACAAGTTTGCAGACTACATGGTGAAGGACGCCAAGACGGGGGAATGTTTCCGCGCTGATCATCTTCTCAAAG CCaacttgaaaatgaaaatgaccgACGACACTCTGCCTGCTCAGAAGGTGGCTGAGATGGAGGACGTGATCACGCAG atggACAACTACACCCAGAAGCAGTTGGCAGAACTGTTTACCAAGTACGAGGTCAAGTCTCCCTCCACAGGAAATGAGCTGACTCCTCCCATCTCCTTCAACCTCATGTTCCAGACCTCCATCGGGCCTGGAGGCAACACACCCGG ATATCTGCGGCCTGAGACGGCTCAAGGAATGTTCCTCAACTTCAAGCGCCTGCTGGAGTTCAACCAGGGAAAACTTCCCTTTGGTGCCGCTCAGATAGGAAACTCCTTCAGGAACGAGATCTCGCCTCGTTCCGGACTCATCCGTGTCAG GGAGTTCACCATGGCTGAGATCGAGCACTTTGTGGACCCCAAGGAGAAAGTCCATCCCAAGTTCTCCGACGTGGCCGACCTGCAGATCCTCTTGTTCTCCTCCAAGGCTCAGACCAGCGGCCGTCCTGCAGAGCTCATGCGACTGGGAGATGCTGTGGATCAG GGCATCATCAACAACTCAGTGCTGGGCTACTTCATCGGGAGGATCTACTCGTACCTGCTGAAGGTGGGACTGGCCAAGGACAAGCTGCGCTTCCGCCAGCACATGGACAACGAGATGGCTCACTACGCCTGCGACTGCTGGGACGCTGAGTCGCACACCTCCTAC GGTTGGATCGAGATCGTGGGATGTGCCGACCGCTCGTGTTACGACCTGTCCTGTCACTCCAGAGCCACCAAGGTCCCGCTGGTGGCAGAAAAGCCCCTGAAGGAACC CAAGGTGGTCAACGTGGTGAAGTTGGAGCCCAACAGGGGCGCCATTGGAGCGGCGTACAAGAAAGACGCCAAGCTGGTCTTTGAGTTCCTGGAGGCGTGCGACGAGAACTTCATCAGCCAGCAGGAGAAGATCCTCAATGAGAGCGG GAACTTTACCGTGGTGACAGAAGGCAAAACCTTTAAACTTTCCAAAGACATGGTGGCTGTGAAGAGATTCCAGAAAACACTTCATG TGGAGGAGATTGTTCCCAACGTGATCGAGCCGTCCTTCGGCATAGGCAGGATCATGTACTCCATCTTTGAGCACTCCTTCCACACTCGGCAGGGAGATGAACAAAGAACG TATTTCAGTTTCCCTGCCACTGTCTCTCCATACAAATGTTGCATCCTCCCTCTCAGCCAAAACCAGGACTTCTCACCTTTTGTCAAGCAGCTGT CCCAGGCGCTGACCAGAAGCGGCGTCTCTCACAAGGTGGACGACTCCTCGGGGTCCATCGGGCGGCGCTACGCCCGCTCCGACGAGATCGGCGTGGCGTTCGGCATCACCATCGACTTTGACACGGTGAAGAAGACGCCTCACACGGCCACCCTGAGGGAGCGCGACTCCATGAGGCAGATCAGAGTGCAG